The nucleotide sequence cttttatttatttgtttatttgtttgtttatttatttttgccaccaaggttatcactggagttgaGTGCCTGCACACTCTACTGTTTCCAGCTGtcgggttttttttgtttgtttctttattatgaAGGGAGGAAcagcagatagagggagagagggaaagagagaaagagaaggagagagagagacagacctgcagcactgctctactgcacaCGGAGCTGCCTCCCCCACaagtgggaactggagacttgaacctgggtcctcattcaCTGTGTAACATGTAGGCTCTCCTGAGTGGGCTGCCGTTTGGCCCTCTCTCTCATATAtcataaataaaagtaagaatagacagtagatagtggccaggtggtggtgcgcctggttgagcgcatatgtaacaacgcacaaggacccaggtccgagccctcagtccccacctgcagggggaaagctttgtgagcggtgaagcaatggtgcaggtgtctctctgtctctctccctctctgtctctccttccctctcgatttctggatataAGCACAGGGAGTCGGGAAGTCAGATAGACTGGGCAGTGGCTGAGTCGCAATCCTACAAGTAAGAGGCAAAGAGAGCTCAGACTAGTCTATCCTCACACGGCATCAGCTCTGGAGGGCAAGCTTCCACATCACCTCCACCtcacagaggaggaaactgaggccccagGCGGCCACTACCCACTAGGAGTCAAAGTGAACTTGTCCCCAAGACCAGTGTCCTCAGCCCAGACCTTTGGGGAGATCTAGAGGGATAAACCCTCCTGCTCCCCAGTTTCCACAAGGGCCCAAGAGTTGAGTCCACCAAAGCCCCTAAGCTGACAGGAACAGGAGCTGCCCTGACCAGGCGCCCGGGCCCCTTCCCTCCATCAGCAATAGCCGGACCTACCGCGTGGCCCTGGGCAAGAACAACCTGGTGGTGGACGATGAAGAAGGCTCTGTGTTCGCCGCTGTGGACACCATCTTCGTCCATGAGAACTGGAACTCCTTCCTGGTGCGGTGAGTGCTCGGGTCACCCTGCTGTGGCCCCTGAGACAAAGCCCCAGAGGACCCTCcccaagtccctggaccccatcCTTATCCTGGACAGCCAGCAGATGACCCCTCAATGCAATTAGCCAGACTGGCCATAGACAGCCAcccccatcatctccatctctggACAAGGGTCCCTGGGGGGCACCCAGGGACTAGGAAGCCGAGGCCCTCCCACGGCAGAATGGCCTGAACTCTCAGCAGAGGACGAGCTAGGACTCACTCACGGCTAGTAAGTGCCTCCTGTGACCTGCTCTGCACCAGCCCCTCACCGGCTGTTCTCCAGCCCTCACAACAAGCCGAGACTCAGAGAGGTTAAGGACCTGTACAGCCCACTCTCTGTACAACTAGGACTCCAAGCAGGTCTACCTGTGTTGGCCATTTATTGTTAAAAATTCGGCGGCTtttgccggccgggctagcttcacgggttgggtaacagagacgcggagacaacggctgggcagggaagctgtatttctttattcaggaacaacgattcataaactaagacaaactaatcaccaaacagaactctgctgcctctttgcggcggcacaagcactctctcttactctggaactcagaaacccaggaactctgtcactctggaactctggcgggtttcctaggggcggggccaagcgggcccgcgaaattaacaggactgatctaattctcttggcgggggagaactagaacccaatgtaaagcatacaacataccTGGGCTCCCCAGCTTCcaccccaggattttttttttcctccagggttatcactggggctcagtgcctgcactatgaatccattgctcctggaggccattttttccattttattgcccttgttgttattgttgttgttatcgtcattgttgttggataggacagagagaaatagagagaagaggggaagacaggaaggagagaaagatagacatctgcagacctgcttcactgcttgagaagcaaccgcccggcaggtggggagctgggggagctcgaaccgggatccttacgctggtccctgtgcttcacgccatgtgcgcttagcccactgcgctactgcccagcccccaccaggaTTTCTGAAAGTATGAATgttggcatcttttttttttttagttgtgttatctttatttatctactggatagagacagccagaaatcgagagggagagagacagaaagatacctgcagccctgcttcaccacttacaaagttttccctttgcaggtggggactgggctggaggtgggggggtcgggctcgaacccaggtccttgatcactgtaatacgtgtgctccaTCAGGTGTGCCCCCAGTCGGCCCCAAGTGCCTCCTTTCTTAGCAGTGTAATCTGCCATCGGCTCCAGCTTGGTTTCTGGTTGGTGTGGGACTCAGTGGCTGGGGAGAAACGTCTGATTTGATCTCCTTCCGATGAGGTCTTTGATGACAGGTAGACAGGGGAGATGTAGAGGGGCGGAGCACTGTCAGCCAGCGAGGATGCGCGTGGAGAAGCCTTGATCACACTGCGCCTGACTTCCAGCTCACAGTGCTGGGCTGTGGGGCCAGGAGTTCTCCTGCCCTCTCACCGCTACCTACTTTGGATTCCAGCAACGACATCGCCCTCATCAAGCTGGCGGACCATGTGGAGCTGAGTGACACCATCCAGGTGGCGTGCCTGCCAGAGGAGGGCTCCCTGCTGCCTCAGGACTACGCCTGCTACGTCACCGGCTGGGGCCGCCTGTGGAGTAAGTACAGCCCCACAGGGTCACTGCGGAGGAAGCCCCGCTATAGGCACCCTGCTTACCAGTGCCCATTTCCCCCTGTTGCCTAGACATCTCTAGACCACTGTGCTTGAGTTTTGtttcggggggtgggggagtctttGCCAATGCTGGGGcaagtcaactttttcaggtggaaagagacagagagggggccagggttcaagcccccacttcctatctgcaggggggaagcttcatgagtgatgaagtagattttcaggtctctctctctctccccctctcttctctgcctgtctctctccctctttatcttccccaactctctcaatttctccccgcccccaatgaaaggtaaagaaacagaagatagagagaaggagatatctctaaaagagagagagagagaaacggaagGCACGATGGCACAGTGAGAAGCTTCCTTCTCCTGGTGTACggagggccaggttcaaacccccatcatGTGTACAGCCAAGCTTATCACCTTTTTAACTTTGGATAACAAGTAATTgctgttaagcacacatcattTGGCAGACACTCTAACAAGGGCACATGACAGGTGTTGTTAAGATTGAAGTGGATTCAAATGTGCCAAGTGCTTACAAGAGACCTTGATACATGATAAGTGCCACATAAGTGACTATTaaacaagcaaaataaatcaTTCAGGGGAAGGTGGAGATTCGATCTTATGCCGAGTCATACGCCCACTCAGTGCCAGCTGGATTAAAAGGTGAAATGCAGTAAATGGAGCTATGACAGACTTAGAGCTCAATGCCTGGGAAAGCCTGAGGTCAGAAAGAGCTATGAGCTGGTGACTGTAGACATGGCGCCGTACGAGGAGATGAATGACATTGGAACGCTCAGAACCCAATTCAAGGGAAGTCGgcagtgggagccaggtggggttcgagcccccccccatctgcaggggggtcacttcacaggcagtgaagcaggtctgctagtgtctctctttctctctccctctctgtcttcccctctcctttcaatttctgtcttgtccaataaaatgggaaaaaaatgaccactaggagcagtggattcatagtgtcatcaccaagccccagtcataaccctggaggcaaaaaagaaaagggggaaaaaaaaaaaacaagatggtTCCTGCATGAGGGTTTTCTATGGGTTAATTCTAAGAGGTTCCTCACACCCCAGTGGTTCGAGATGTCTATGTGTATAAAGGTTTGTGGGGCCATGGGGATCAGCGAGGTGACTCGGTGCTGCACCACAGGCTTTACATACGCGAGGCCCTCGCCTCAATCCATGTCGCCACATAAGTAGGCAGGAAGGTCCTGACCTCTCTCCTTTCTTGTGATACGAAAGGGGATGTtggggcctaaggatcccagttcaagcccccagcccctgactccccacgcttcacaggcggtgaagcaggtctgcaggtttctctccccctcgctccatttctctctgtcctatccaacaatgacgacatcaataacaacaataataactacaacaacaattttttttaaaaaaagggcaacaaaagggaaaattaattaattaatttttttttaaagggagtagtgtgtgtgtggttcCCACAGCCCCAGCCCCACTCAATGCTCTCCCCTGGAGGCCTGGGGCTGGGTTGGGGCTGGAGCCGCCCAGGGTgaccccacccccgcctccacCCTGACGGCCATTGTCTCTCTCCACAGCCAACGGCCCCATTGCAGACGAGCTGCAACAGGGCCTGCAACCCGTGGTGGACCACGCCACCTGCACCCAGAAGGACTGGTGGGGCACCATGGTGAGAGACACCATGGTGTGTGCGGGAGGCGATGGCGTCATCTCAGCCTGCAACGTGAGTGCCCAGGCTTCGCACACCTCCCTGCCCCAGCTTGGGGGCGGTGAGCACAGG is from Erinaceus europaeus unplaced genomic scaffold, mEriEur2.1 scaffold_818, whole genome shotgun sequence and encodes:
- the CTRC gene encoding chymotrypsin-C; its protein translation is MLGLTVLAALLVCASSCGVPTYLPNLSARVVGGENARPHSWPWQISLQYLKDDTWRHTCGGTLIASNYVLTAAHCISNSRTYRVALGKNNLVVDDEEGSVFAAVDTIFVHENWNSFLVRNDIALIKLADHVELSDTIQVACLPEEGSLLPQDYACYVTGWGRLWTNGPIADELQQGLQPVVDHATCTQKDWWGTMVRDTMVCAGGDGVISACNGDSGGPLNCQTENGSWEVRGIVSFGSGLGCNTHKKPTVFTRVSAYIDWITEKMQL